The segment TTCCATATACGTACCGTTTTATCGTTTGCCCCTGATATACATAGAGAGTAAGTCGGGTGAGCTACAATATCTGAtaccttttttaagtgcCCTTGTAACTTGGACAAGACTTTATTTTCCTCAAGGGAGATATAATAAACATTGCCATCTATCcctccagaaaaaaaattatgattcaTATGCTCATCATAATAACTGTATCTCGTTTTGTTAACATCTAGAGAAAGACACGTTACTCCTGGGAGTGCAGCTGAGTGAACATCGAACTCGTTCGTGTTGGTAACCTGTTTCCATTGCTCAGTAGGGCTAACATTTTCTacgtttctctttttccttgTCATCAAGAGATTCTTTGCAACTTCTTGCATCTCGTTCAGTAATTCCTCAGTTAGTCCAACTTCAAATTCGTGAAAATCGTTTCCACTTTTGATGCTTAAAATTtgattcttcaattttttaatttcttctgtgtagctatttttttccttcaataATTTGGCTATTACTCTCGTTGCTGCATCGTACTGGTAGAGACTATGGGTTAGTTGATTTCGAATATCATTCACGTGGGTCCTTAATGTGAACATTTCTGAGATGAGGGAGTCCCATTCTGTTTGCATGATGGAGAGTAACCCAGGAATGCTGCTCGCTGTGATTGGTCTAGGTTTCActaccttttcattttttaatggaTACAGATCCTGCAGCGTCAATACCTCTCCGCTTACTGGACATATCCCGTAATTCAGGATGTGTTTTTCTATAAGCCGCTTTTCGAATATGTATCCCGTTTTGCTCACCACGGGCTCCTCGGGCGTCTGCCCGCTGATCGTGCACAGGATGGACATCCTCGCAGCGAAGCGGTGGTGGAGCGGTGACGGGGCGAAGAGGCACGGTGCTTGGTAGCGCGATGCCCACTCGTGCACTGTAGCGCCGGAAGCGGTTATCTATCCGCCTTGGTGAAATCTCCTCGAGTATACCCCCTAAGTGCAGCCCTCCTCGAGTATACCCCCCTAAGTGCAGCCCCCCTCGAGTATACCCCCTACGTGCAGCCCTCCTCGAGTATACCCCCTACGTGCAGCCCTCCTCGAGTATGCCCCCTAAGTGCAGCTCTCCCCGCTTATGCCTCTCTCGGCGCGCGCCCTAGCCCATGGGTAGGAGCAGGAGGTCTCGCCGATTGCGCGCTCCCCAGTGTTGTCAGTGTATATAGGTGGGCAAGCGCGCACCTACGCATACGCCGCGTGATGATGTCCCACGTGCGTAAGCGCGGCTTCCCCATTCGTCCTCCCTCCTACGATGGAGCAGAGAACGAACTGGgggaggaataaaaaaaaaaaaaggcactgcCAGCTTTCCCCGCGACTGTTATTTTGCCATAACGGGAGGCCTGGCCGTCAGCTTAGAGATTTTTCCGCTTATGCCAGCTGTTCCTATTTGTTTCCCTTcatgggttttttttttttttttttttttttttccttgttggTCTCCCTCCAGTCGTCACATCGTGGTGACTCACTGCCCCGTTGCGGGGGCCAAGCCAGTGCCACGGGCTACtccggaaaaaaaaaaaaaaagagccaaGTTATGCTAATGGAACCAAGCTGCTTCAGGCCAAGTTAAGCTAATCGAACCAAGCTGCGTCAGGCCAATTTACGCTGCGGTACCCACACAGGGAGGAAACACGTGAGATGCCCCCCCTCCACTTCGCCGCCTCTCCGATAATCTGCAAAGCGGCCGACCGCTGCGGGTCTCAAAGTCTGCCCAGTAGGGGTAACAACGTAAAGGCATGCGTcaacgaggaaaaaaaaaaattttaactagCGCAACTTTAAAGGGATTCGGTGGACGGACAATTTGAACCTCCCCCACGATAGAGTCCTTCTAGTGGCGCGTTGGTTCCGATGGCGAGAAAAGGCGTTGTTCCTTCTGCTCATCCCGTCCAAGTGGAGTGCCTCACTGAGGGTCTATTTCAAAGAGCAAAGCGGTTTAGCAGTCAGGAGAGTAGTCACCCATGTAGCCGACAGTGTACCCACGCGTGGAAGCTACTTCACTGCTGCGCCGGAAGGATAACCACGCACCAAGTGGTCCAAACGGCAACCTCAGTCTCTAAGCAGAGCTGACAGAAGGGGAGACATTTCATCTCCCGACCGGAGCTATCTCCCTGGTGGGTTGTCACCAAGTGAAGGCAGTCCCAACCGTTCATCGTTCGAAGGGGTccccaaaaaatgaaaaaataaaaataagaataaaataagaataagagtaagaataaaataagtatagaataaaaaacaacCAACTGTCGTGCGAAAAGGACGCACAGTGCAGATGATGCACATACCATAGGAAATCTTCAGAGAGTTCCCTACAGAAGGGGTGGGACGCATCGAGGCCAGGTTCTCCACTGATGTGCCTACTTCTTCTTCGGGTATCCCAGTATCACTTCTATATTGTGCAATAAATTTTCGGTCCATCCGTTTCTGCACCGTTCCAGGACGCCACCTGCGGGAAATTTAAAGGATGAGGAAGGGGtagggaaaggaaaggataGGGAAAAGATGGTGAACGGGGAAGGAGGGGGATGAGTTATCCGAATGGTACTTAACTAAGTGCGCTCTGAGCGAGTGGGCAGATGAGCAGATTGACACATGAACATATGAGCATGTGAACATACAAACACATCAACACATGAACATATGCGTGCTGTGCGCTACACTTTGGGGAAATCCCGCCTCCCCTCGTCTGCTGGGCACCCCGTTGCGCTGCTTCGCCAGGACGGGAAGTGATTCACCTACCTTCGTCAAACTTATTCTTCGTGGGAATGCTTTCCTGGGTCAGCTTAAGCAGAGTGTGATTTTCTTTTACGCTCCTAAACTCCAACGTCACTGTGCTGTAGTCTCCATCGCACCAGTCCGTGAACCTCCATttttggataattttttgtggcTTTTCAATTTCCATGAATTCCCCGTAAACGCTCCCTGCGAACAGGGAGAACTTCCCCCCAACCTTGGCATCCTAAATGTGAAGCGGAAAGAAAGAACGTTGGGGAGTGTTGGGTGTGTACTTTCAGGTGAGCAGCAACGCGGCGGAGGATGAGCAGAAACGCGATGGCCTTCGTCAGGCATGCCAATGCTTTCTCTGCGCTTCCAATCACTCCCTATCACTTCCTATCACTTCCTAACTCTCCCTATCACTCCTATCACTTCCTATCACTCCCTATCACTTCCTATCACTCCCTATCACTTCCTAACTCTCCCTATCACTCCTATCACTTCCTATCACTCCCTATCACTTCCTATCACTCCCTATCACTTCCTAACTCTCCCTATCACTTTCGCGTTCTCCATCTTGCTAACCGTCTCGGCGGGGGAACCCCTGGAGAGCCTCGTCAACGTGTAGGCATCAGTGAAGGCATTGAAAAGAACATCGGGGGGCACGTAGTACTCCTCCTCTATTGTGAAGCTCATGGTGTTCGGGGGGAGGGAGGTGGataccaaatggggaaattaagaaaaaaaaagggaagcgaaagaagcgaaagaagcgaaagaagcgaacaaacgaacgaagcGAACGAAACGAACGAAGTGAACGAATCGAACGAAGCGAGAGAAACGAACGAAGCGAAAGTGTAGCTACCCTTATTGTAGGACGAACGTGCGACTTTCGCGGTGAGGCTTTCGCACATTTGAAGAAACCCTTtgggatgtttttttcctcgacACGGTTTCTAGCCGAAGCGGTAGagaaaagtaaataaataacgaTGTCGCGTATGCCCCTGCGGTAGTGCCCatagagggagaaaaaaaaaaaaaaaaagcgccaCTGCAACTCCGTTTTTACCCCTTTGGGTTCACTTGTGCAAAGCTCCTTTACAACTTGGAACGCCTCCATTGTTGCGACGACTTCTACCCAAGGGGGGTGCAGCTTCGCACCTACGAACCTACGCAGCTGCGTTACCTCCTATTGCCACCCCTACCTGTGTGGGCATTTTGAAAGGccacgcgaaaaaaaggcccaGTCGGTGTACAGCTCTCTTCATTACTGTTCGAAGCGTTGTTGTAATATCCCTCGTTTAGGATGCCCCCAATGAGAGAAGTGCGTCGTCACCACAGACTGGGGACTGGGTCTGCCACTGGGACAGCCATAATTATCACACAGAGGACAGGTGCGCTGGCTGAACGGGACTTTTCTCACTCACAGATGGGACATCATTTGACCGACCACGCCACGTTGGTAGAGTTAGAGTTACCACAGGGGGGGCCTTACATAATCCACTTTGTCACCCCTCGCTTCGCATTTCTCACTTCTCATTTTCCCAACAACGGGATGGGTTGCGCCGAAAGGGGCTAACCCGGAGTTGAGCGTCCTTATAGTGTGCTATGCGCGTTGGACCCATCCGCTTGTCCATCGGCCCTCTTTTGCGAGTCCGCAGAAGGTGGGCAGAAAAAAGGTTGTGGATATGACGACAGTCGGCCAGAACACCTAACCCGACTGATTCAAGGTCTGCGCAGGGGAATAGAGACCCACCCGATTCACCCCTTAAATGTGTGTGACATGGGGATGGCGCTCCGGATCGGCCATCGTCGTATATTAGACCCCCCACACATGGAAACCATGTACCGCCTTAGAATTGCTTCCCGCTTCGCAATCCCATGGTgacgataaaaaaaggataattaTCCTAAAGAGTGAAGAAGcccgccaaaaaaaagaaaaaaaaaagaagcgatTTCTCAGATTTAAACGAAAGGaaaagttttctttttccacctccattcattttgcctttttttccaacgaggcttttctcaaatttgatgcatttttttttttcctttttttaccataatgccaaaatttattttcacttcGGCATTGCGGCATTCCTTCCCCATTCCATCAATTCCGCATTAACGTGCcatgagggggaaaaacagcGCTTGCAATaatatacaataaaaagCGCACCCAACCTGAAAGCATCTCTGCTAAACCATTACCACAATGGAAGTAAACACAGTTCCTT is part of the Plasmodium cynomolgi strain B DNA, chromosome 8, whole genome shotgun sequence genome and harbors:
- a CDS encoding activator of Hsp90 ATPase homolog 1-like protein (putative); protein product: MSFTIEEEYYVPPDVLFNAFTDAYTLTRLSRGSPAETVSKMENAKDAKVGGKFSLFAGSVYGEFMEIEKPQKIIQKWRFTDWCDGDYSTVTLEFRSVKENHTLLKLTQESIPTKNKFDEGGVLERCRNGWTENLLHNIEVILGYPKKK
- a CDS encoding WD domain G-beta repeat domain containing protein (putative) gives rise to the protein MSILCTISGQTPEEPVVSKTGYIFEKRLIEKHILNYGICPVSGEVLTLQDLYPLKNEKVVKPRPITASSIPGLLSIMQTEWDSLISEMFTLRTHVNDIRNQLTHSLYQYDAATRVIAKLLKEKNSYTEEIKKLKNQILSIKSGNDFHEFEVGLTEELLNEMQEVAKNLLMTRKKRNVENVSPTEQWKQVTNTNEFDVHSAALPGVTCLSLDVNKTRYSYYDEHMNHNFFSGGIDGNVYYISLEENKVLSKLQGHLKKVSDIVAHPTYSLCISGANDKTVHNVWILHDMETARTIKICKTNPSPFKQLAIHPDGIMIGIGSEDSHIYIYDIKSQEYKASLSGHTSEVNYISFSENGYYLASCSKDKTAKLWDLRKAQCFQTIELKELPRNVQFDFSGKYFSLAAGNDIHIYNFETKTQANLVKTLSSHTDTVTQTCFGSRTAYLLSSSMDKTVKVWS